A portion of the Bactrocera neohumeralis isolate Rockhampton chromosome 2, APGP_CSIRO_Bneo_wtdbg2-racon-allhic-juicebox.fasta_v2, whole genome shotgun sequence genome contains these proteins:
- the LOC126767994 gene encoding protein takeout-like, whose product MMSSYKFLTLLYLIGICHINTNADMPPEIEKCRAGDVDCIAKILPYLLQNYTNGIPEIGLTDIEKLSLNNIIITKAKEQSPVTLNLAFKKMYLHGIRNVTVQRVVGFGKDLLSSKFETYVTIPNLVVDGEYVSSGKVLLLPMDATGFAKIEMKNTRLSLKFKFDEECKDGKQYAKIKALKCKLTPELIVMQFDNLFNGNKQLGESLNQMINDNWKILWADMESQVNEAVAGIVKRLLANIISVLPYDDFYRED is encoded by the exons atgatgAGCAGCTATAAATTCCTAACTCTACTATATCTTATCGGAATTTGCCATATAAATACGAATGCCGATATGC CGCCAGAAATCGAAAAATGCCGTGCAGGCGATGTGGActgtattgcaaaaattttaccgTATCTTTTGCAAAATTATACCAATGGAATTCCTGAAATTGGTCTAACTGATATAGAGAAATTGTcactaaataatattattattacaaaagcaaaagagCAATCGCCAGTTACGTTAAATTTGGCATTCAAAAAGATGTATTTGCACGGTATACGAAATGTAACGGTACAACGTGTGGTGGGCTTTGGAAAGGATCTGCTCAGTTCAAAATTCGAAACATACGTTACAATACCCAATTTAGTAGTGGATGGAGAGTATGTCTCCAGTGGAAAGGTGCTTTTGTTGCCAATGGATGCAACAGGTTTTGCAAAAATAGAAATGAAGAATACCAGGCTTAGCTTGAAATTTAAGTTTGATGAAGAATGTAAGGATGGCAAGCAGTATGCGAAGATAAAAGCGTTAAAATGCAAATTGACACCGGAATT AATAGTCATGCAATTCGATAATCTTTTTAATGGTAATAAACAGCTGGGTGAGTCGTTGAATCAGATGATTAATGATAACTGGAAAATACTTTGGGCCGACATGGAATCTCAAGTAAATGAAGCGGTTGCAGGAATAGTAAAACGGCTGCTGGCGAATATAATAAGTGTATTGCCCTATGACGATTTTTATCGCGAAGACTGA
- the LOC126767960 gene encoding uncharacterized protein LOC126767960: MPAILNYVIITANIVLTILRELVMVRAIIVERNLHAYYKLPVRPMEYSQDYHILQCPFQNTTAIPTPENMEICVIVNAYKEEVKNATMARTLKTPLHTKVKYHVTRRYRKNPKRLKKIRKISPYMIVIRPVRMRAETSCALVAKALAQQQAPSYSEHLGIVKKDNSRSFEREKTLEGQKLTDQRMLDTKLAHVFAKVTPITENTTEEGNLDANEDRKGNKDAMENDEVSSKELSDEEYPDYDTRMPENKNVPENSVLRYLGAQAAIKKLSQKHKADQPPSEHAEKSFEESNNYQAGEKLQGFQNYYHRDEIFNDHIFYDDLQQHGHYNERGRRHERN, encoded by the coding sequence ATGCCTGCTATTTTAAATTACGTTATCATCACCGCAAATATAGTCCTCACCATCTTACGGGAGCTGGTCATGGTGCGGGCAATAATTGTAGAGCGAAATCTGCACGCTTACTACAAGCTGCCCGTAAGACCAATGGAATACTCACAAGATTATCATATATTGCAGTGTCCTTTCCAAAATACCACAGCTATACCCACACCAGAGAATATGGAGATTTGCGTGATTGTTAATGCTTACAAAGAGGAAGTCAAAAATGCGACAATGGCGCGAACATTAAAAACTCCATTACATACAAAAGTGAAATACCATGTGACACGTAGATATCGAAAGAATCCCAAGCGACTAAAGAAAATACGCAAGATAAGCCCGTATATGATAGTAATAAGACCGGTACGAATGAGAGCGGAAACAAGTTGCGCCTTGGTAGCCAAAGCTTTGGCTCAACAACAAGCTCCCTCGTATAGTGAACATTTGGGAATTGTAAAAAAGGACAATAGTCGTTCGTTTGAGCGTGAAAAAACCTTGGAGGGGCAAAAGCTGACCGATCAACGAATGCTCGATACAAAGCTGGCTCATGTTTTCGCAAAGGTCACGCCAATTACAGAGAATACGACCGAGGAAGGAAATTTGGATGCAAACGAAGACAGAAAAGGGAATAAGGATGCCATGGAAAATGATGAGGTCAGCTCGAAAGAATTGTCGGACGAAGAATACCCTGATTATGACACTCGTATGCCAGAAAATAAAAACGTGCCGGAAAACTCGGTGTTGAGATATCTTGGTGCTCAGGCGGCTATCAAAAAACTAAGTCAAAAACACAAAGCAGATCAACCTCCTAGTGAGCACGCTGAAAAGTCTTTTGAGGAATCTAATAATTATCAAGCTGGTGAAAAATTGCAAGGCTTTCAAAACTATTATCATAGGGATGAGATTTTCAATGATCACATTTTTTACGATGATCTTCAGCAACATGGACATTACAATGAACGTGGACGAAGACATGAAAGGAACTAA